In a single window of the Dreissena polymorpha isolate Duluth1 chromosome 3, UMN_Dpol_1.0, whole genome shotgun sequence genome:
- the LOC127875123 gene encoding uncharacterized protein LOC127875123: protein MHGHLFIKHSPHGRGDMKKWPVVKKLEDFLLKCDVHKEENIASFCQDHSKLCCNTCAFHYHRQCKTVMLLSDLVKITSTDLNKVLVTIQTSLAELKKLQDNQKANIQSVQISYDEQLHKIQETRKKILAALDMLEKKTLQEMTDTLTKLQASLKIDVDKCSTLGNELKQLRDAIQDINDKSKQELSFIASIKCKDKIQQFENYLKKNFAQLKSSITFEPNSEIMQYLSKLSGLGKIEHNTQSFTAVGSADQIIRIDGKSDIDVHIQGDSTCHIIDICVLPSGEVLVLDNNNNNIKLLNQDYQVVSHCSVSDAAQYMCQITASEVGVTVRAEIQFIKVNNNQLVKDRKLKFQHKCNGIAFHQEDLFVTSRRSLYKYSLDGKLVSKLHHDYSDTLTVARCALSPTGDKLYITKTFQNKLLTLARDGSVLATFEDPELKRPMGVHVTPAGQVLVCGYNSNTILQIDSQGSRKLATLATERDGLQNPRSVCYNSNTDSMIVGKEVNNKILVYKVI, encoded by the exons ATGCACGGCCATTTGTTTATCAAGCATTCTCCTCATGGAAGGGGTgatatgaagaaatggccagtgGTCAAGAAGTTGGAAGATTTTCTTCTTAAATGTGATGTTCATAAAGAAGAAAACATTGCAAGTTTTTGCCAAGACCATAGCAAGCTGTGCTGCAATACTTGTGCTTTCCATTATCACag GCAATGTAAAACGGTGATGCTTTTATCTGACTTGGTTAAAATTACCTCCACAGACCTCAACAAAGTATTAGTTACTATCCAAACTTCTCTGGCAGAACTGAAGAAACTTCAGGACAATCAGAAAGCTAACATCCAGTCTGTGCAAATTTCATATGATGAGCAGTTGCACAAGATACAGGAAACTCGAAAAAAAATACTTGCAGCCTTAGACATGCTTGAAAAGAAGACTTTGCAGGAAATGACAGATACACTGACAAAACTACAAGCCTCTCTAAAAATTGATGTTGACAAATGTTCAACTCTTGGAAATGAATTAAAACAACTAAGAGACGCTATTCAGGACATAAACGATAAAAGCAAGCAAGAACTATCTTTTATAGCCAGCATTAAATGCAAGGACAAAATACAGCAGTTTGAAAACTATCTAAAGAAGAACTTTGCTCAACTTAAATCTTCTATAACTTTCGAGCCTAATAGTGAAATTATGCAGTACCTTTCCAAGTTGTCAGGTCTTGGGAAGATCGAACACAATACCCAGTCATTTACTGCAGTGGGCAGTGCAGACCAAATCATAAGGATTGATGGGAAGTCTGATATTGATGTACACATACAGGGTGATTCAACTTGCCATATCATAGACATATGTGTTCTCCCTAGTGGAGAGGTCCTTGTTTtagacaacaataataataatattaagctGTTAAACCAGGattaccaggtggtgagtcactgtagTGTGTCTGATGCGGCACAGTACATGTGTCAGATCACAGCAAGTGAGGTTGGTGTTACTGTCCGTGCAGAGATCCAGTTTATCAAAGTCAACAACAACCAGCTGGTGAAAGACAGAAAGCTAAAGTTTCAACATAAATGTAATGGTATTGCCTTCCACCAGGAAGACCTGTTTGTTACCTCTAGGAGATCACTGTACAAGTATTCCCTGGATGGTAAACTAGTCAGTAAACTTCACCATGATTACTCAGATACAttgacag TAGCGCGCTGTGCATTGAGCCCGACAGGTGACAAGTTGTATATCACAAAAACCTTCCAGAACAAGCTCCTCACACTGGCCAGGGATGGATCAGTCCTGGCCACATTCGAGGACCCTGAACTGAAAAGGCCTATGGGTGTACATGTgacacctgcaggccaggtgctggtatgTGGATATAATTCCAACACGATCCTACAGATTGACAGCCAGGGTAGTAGGAAGCTGGCCACTCTGGCTACAGAGAGGGATGGGCTTCAGAACCcacggtcagtctgctacaacagcaACACTGACTCCATGATTGTGGGAAAGGAGGTTAATAACAAGATCCTTGTGTACAAAGTGATATAG